The Blastocatellia bacterium genome segment CGGCGGCTTCCTTGGGCCGCTTGGCGCCGTACTTCGAGCGTCCTTGCTTGCGGTTAGCGACGCCGACCGCATCGAGCGTGCCGCGCACGACGTGATAGCGCACGCCGGGCAAGTCTTTGACGCGGCCGCCGCGGATCAGGACGATGGAGTGTTCTTGCAGGTTATGGCCGATGCCCGGGATGTAGGTCGTGACCTCGATCTGGTTGGTCAGACGCACACGGGCGACCTTGCGCAGCGCCGAGTTCGGCTTCTTGGGCGTCTGGGTGTAGACGCGTGTGCAGACGCCGCGCTTCTGCGGGCAGGACTGCAAGGCCGGGCTCGAAGTTTTGTATTTGACGTTTTGACGTCCTTTGCGAACTAACTGGTTCAGTGTCGGCACGCTCTAGCTCCTTCTCACACGAACAGGCTCGAAGCCCTGTCAATCGGAATAACCTGAGGAAGGCGACAGCCTCCTCGAAAGGATGAAAGCGCAAGCCGCCAAGACGGCAGATCGCCGCTCTCTGTCCCATGTCGGGTTTAAAGCTTCGATTAGCGGGGACGTTCTGACAAGCTGCTGCGGATGCGGCCTCCCCGTGGCCCAACTTTTCTGTGGCGTGAGCGCGGTGTACTGCTTGCCAGTCGGGAAGCCGGCGTGCGAGCCGCTTCCTTTTACGCCACAATAACGTTTATTCCGTCTCCGGTTTCAAGCTTCACCACGCCTCCGCGGCATCAGAACCAAAAAGCGTGGTTACTCCAAACGACAAACTATACCGGCACGAGATTTCTTTGTCAACCCTGGCGCAGCGCCCCTCGCGGGCGCGGGCGACATGCCGCGGATGGCCCGTGACAAATTTCCGCAGCCGTTACCAAAAATCGGAACCCGGCGGTCAGGTCTTGCGGCGCTGACCGGCGAAATTTGTGAAAAACGGGTGGTGATATTCCCTAAAAAGGGTGCGGCCGCAGTGGCGAGCGGCTGGCCCAAGGACTGCTAGTGTAAGCCGATTTCTGCTGCGAGGATTATCTTATGAAATGTCCGAGATGCCACGGTGAAGTGCCGACTGAAGCCCTGCGTTGTCCCGATTGCAAGCTCGCCAAGCCAAAGTCGCTGATTGTTAAGAGCGACAAAAAGAAAGATTTGGCCAAGAAAGATTCGTCCAAAGCAGACGGCAAGCGCCAGGGCACACATGCCCGTAAACCTCGCCGCAAGCCTGAAAGAAAGCTGCCCAAATGGGTCAGCATAGCGGCGGGCGCCTTATGCGCCGTGCTGGTCGCCGCAGTCGGCGTTTATGTCTACCTGTACTTCGCCAATGCGCCCGGCGAGATTGACCCGCATCTGGCGCAGCCGGCCATGCAGAGGCTTCGTCAAATGCCCTCCCGGCAGGCCAACCTGACCGTAGACCAATACTTGAGCCAGGAGCTTGAGAAATCGCGCCGCGTCGGTAACCTCGCCAGCGTTCAGGGGTGGACGCTGCGGCCCGTGAAAGGCTCGAGTTCGAAAATGCTGATCGCCTTCTCGTTTCAGGAGCGCGACAACACCGAGCGCCGCGCCGAATGGCTGGCCGACCTGACGCACGACACCTTCACGCCGCAGACCGAGCTGGCGACCAACGCCTGTAAGCCTTAATTCGACATTATTTGAAGTTAGCTACCGGTGACCCTATAGCAGTTTTTGATTGAGTTTGCCCTGTAGCGCAATGCGGTTAGATTGCGCGAGTCCGGGCGCAATCTAACCCATTGCGCTACATCCAGAAAAAGAAAGGGATGGGGAGAACGACGTTGCGCCGTCTCTCCATCCCTTTTTGCTGCCGATATCAGGCAAGCCAACGGCCTGCCTGGCGATGATTAATCGCCGACTTCCTTGGCTTCGGCCTTCAAGGCGTCCGCCGCCGGCAATTCTTCTTCGTAGAAGTCTTCGACATCTGCCGTCTGATCCGGCTCCAGGCGCATGCTGCGGTAGAACTCCATGCCGGTGCCGGCAGGAATCAGCCGGCCCATGATGACGTTCTCCTTCAGGCCGCGCAGGTAGTCCACCTTGCCGCTGATCGCCGCTTCCGTCAGCACGCGGGTCGTCTCCTGGAATGACGCCGCCGAGATGAACGACTCAGTCGAAAGCGACGCCTTGGTGATGCCGAGCAGCAAAGGTTCGGCCTGCGCCGGCTGCCCGCCTTCGGCAATCACGCGCTCGTTTTCGTCCTGGAAGCGGAAGCGATCCACCATGTCTTCGAGCAAGAACTCGGTGTCGCCGACTTCCTTGATTCGCACCCAGCGCAGCATCTGGCGGACGATCACTTCGATGTGCTTGTCGTTGATGTTGACGCCTTGCAGACGATAGACCTCTTGAATCTCATTCACGAGGTAACGCTGCAACTCCTCGATACCGCGCACCGCCAGAATGTCATGCGGGTTGAGCGGCCCGTCCATCAGCGGCTCGCCGGCGCGCACAATGTCGCCTTCTTGCACGTTGATGTGAGTGCCGCGCGGGATCGAATACTCGCGCTTCTCGCCGTCCGCCGCCTCGACGATGACCTTGCGCTGACCTTTGGCGATTGGCCCGAATTTGATCGTGCCGTCAATCTCGGTCATCACTGCCGTCTCGCGCGGCTTGCGCGCTTCGAACAGCTCGACAACGCGCGGCAGACCGCCGGTGATGTCTTTGGTCTTCGTCGTTTCGCGCGGAATCTTGGCGATGATGTCGCCCGGCGCCACCCGCACGTGCTCCTTCTCCTCCTGCTTGCGCTCGCCCGCGCCGCCGTGCTTCTTCTTCCACTCGTCGTAATCGGCGACCAGCAGGTTGGCGCGCACAGGCATCTGGTAGGTCTTCAGCACCTTGTTCTTTTCGTCGCGGATTTCGATGCGCGGCTGGCGCTTCTCGTCCGGCGAATCAACGACCACCAGATGCGACAGGCCGGTCACTTCGTCAACTTCTTCCTTGACCGTCAGCCCTTCGGTCAAGTCTTTGAAGTGCACGATGCCTTCGACCTCTGTGAGGATGGCGAACGTGAACGGATCCCACTCGGCCAGCTCCTGTCCTTCTTCGACCACCTGGCCGTCGGTGACTTTGAGCGTCGCGCCGTAGACGATCTGATAGCGCGAAGTCTCGCGCCCGCGCTCGTCAATCAGCACGATTGAGCCGTTGCGATTCATGGCCACGAGGTCGCCCTCGCGGTTGCGCACCGTGCGCAGGTCTTCGAACTTCACCGTGCCGCCGGTCTTCGCCTCGTGCTTGGTGATTTCGCTGACCCCGCCGGCGACGCCGCCGATGTGGAACGTGCGCATGGTCAACTGCGTGCCCGGTTCGCCAATCGACTGCGCCGCGATGACGCCGACCGCTTCGCCCAGTTCGACGACGCGGCCCGTCGCCAGGTTGCGACCGTAGCACTTGATGCAGACGCCGCGGCGCGATTCGCA includes the following:
- the rpsL gene encoding 30S ribosomal protein S12, which produces MPTLNQLVRKGRQNVKYKTSSPALQSCPQKRGVCTRVYTQTPKKPNSALRKVARVRLTNQIEVTTYIPGIGHNLQEHSIVLIRGGRVKDLPGVRYHVVRGTLDAVGVANRKQGRSKYGAKRPKEAAAPAKKK